The following coding sequences lie in one Apium graveolens cultivar Ventura chromosome 3, ASM990537v1, whole genome shotgun sequence genomic window:
- the LOC141711705 gene encoding fimbrin-1-like — MSKFQGVLVSDQWLQSQFTQVELRSLKNKFTTIKNKNGKVTIGDLPPVLAKRKTSSEVFTEEVIKALLDESGSDLSTVIDFEGFLKTFLDLQSRAAAKLGNSNSSFLKATTTTLLHTIVESEKACYVAHINSYLRDDPFLKQFLPIDPKTNALFDLAKDGVLLCKLINVAVPNTIDERAINTKKVLNPWERNENHTLCLNSAKAIGCTVVNIGTQDIVEGRTHLVLGLISQIIKIQLLADLNLRKTPQLLELVEENNDIEELIGLPPEKVLLKWMNFHLKKAGYKKTVANFSSDLKDGEAYAYLLNVLAPEHCNPDTIDAKDPIERANLVLEHAEKIDCKRYLNPEDIVDGSSNLNLAFVAQIFHQRSGLSADNKKVSYAEMMTDDEQTSRDERCFRLWINSLGISSYVNNIFEDARNGWMLLEALDKVSPGSVNWKQATKPPIKMPFRKVENCNQVVRIGGQLKFSLVNVAGNDFVQGNKKLILAFLWQLMRFNMLQLLKNLRSRTQGKEITDADILHWANRKVKSTGRTSKIESFKDKNLSNGLFFLELLSAVEPRVVNWNLVTKGETDDKKKLNATYIISVARKLGCSIFLLPEDIMEVNQKMMLMLTASIMLWSLQRQAESSPSPSITTPDISPAPSINGDACTFDESPAPSINGDASSTPAVVMTPDPSPAPSVNGEDESSVDGDFSNMTIDEEARCNVSATSLSSAAPSVSGEDESAASGDEVSSNNALVSSQVDDHMQTLEHDEK; from the exons ATGTCTAAATTTCAGGGTGTTCTTGTTTCCGATCAGTGGCTTCAAAGCCAGTTCACGCAAGTTGAGCTCCGCAGTCTGAAGAATAAA TTCACAACTATTAAAAACAAGAATGGTAAAGTTACAATTGGCGATTTGCCACCTGTCCTGGCCAAACGGAAAACTTCTAGTGAGGTATTCACCGAGGAGGTGATCAAAGCGTTATTGGATGAATCTGGGTCTGATTTGAGCACTGTGATCGATTTTGAAGGATTCCTCAAG ACCTTTTTGGATTTGCAATCAAGAGCTGCTGCTAAATTGGGCAATTCAAATAGCTCATTCCTTAAAGCCACAACAACTACTCTCCTTCACACGATAGTTGAATCGGAGAAGGCATGCTACGTTGCTCATATCAACAGCTATCTAAGGGATGATCCTTTCTTAAAGCAGTTTCTTCCTATAGATCCAAAAACAAATGCTTTGTTTGACTTGGCAAAAGATGGAGTTCTTTTATG CAAACTTATTAATGTTGCTGTCCCGAATACAATAGATGAAAGAGCCATTAACACCAAAAAAGTACTAAATCCATGGGAAAGAAATGAGAATCATACGCTTTGCCTTAACTCTGCCAAGGCTATAGGCTGCACTGTAGTTAATATTGGTACCCAGGACATCGTTGAAGGAAGA ACTCATCTGGTACTTGGATTAATCTCTCAAATCATAAAG ATTCAACTATTGGCAGATCTTAACCTCAGAAAAACACCTCAGCTTCTGGAATTGGTTGAAGAAAACAAT GATATTGAGGAGCTTATCGGTTTACCGCCCGAGAAAGTACTTCTAAAATGGATGAACTTCCATCTCAAAAAAGCAGGCTATAAGAAAACTGTAGCAAATTTCTCTTCTGACTTGAAG GATGGGGAAGCTTATGCCTACCTGCTAAACGTTCTTGCACCAGAACACTGCAACCCAGATACAATAGATGCCAAGGATCCTATTGAAAgggctaacttggttcttgaaCATGCTGAGAAAATAGACTGTAAAAGATACTTAAATCCAGAAGACATCGTTGATGGCTCATCAAATCTGAACCTTGCATTTGTTGCACAGATATTCCATCAAAG GAGTGGCCTGTCCGCGGACAACAAGAAAGTTTCTTATGCAGAGATGATGACCGATGATGAGCAAACATCTAGAGATGAGAGGTGCTTTCGATTGTGGATCAACAGTCTTGGGATTTCTTCTTATGTGAATAATATATTTGAGGATGCAAGAAACGG ATGGATGCTCCTGGAAGCACTTGACAAGGTATCCCCAGGATCAGTTAATTGGAAGCAGGCAACAAAGCCTCCTATTAAAATGCCATTTAGAAAAGTAGAGAACTGTAACCAAGTAGTTAGAATTGGGGGGCAGTTGAAGTTTTCTTTGGTGAATGTAGCTGGGAATGATTTTGTTCAAGGGAATAAAAAACTAATACTCG CTTTCCTGTGGCAGTTGATGAGATTCAATATGCTTCAACTCTTAAAGAACTTAAGGTCGCGCACCCAAGGTAAGGAGATCACTGATGCTGATATTTTACATTGGGCGAACAGGAAAGTGAAAAGCACTGGCCGAACTTCCAAAATTGAGAGCTTTAAG gACAAAAATCTTTCAAATGGCTTATTCTTTCTTGAGCTTCTTAGTGCAGTAGAACCGAGGGTCGTCAACTGGAATCTTGTTACTAAGGGTGAAACTG ATGACAAGAAGAAGCTGAATGCTACTTATATTATTAGTGTTGCGCGGAAGCTTGGGTGTTCGATATTCTTGTTGCCTGAAGATATTATGGAG GTAAaccaaaagatgatgctcatgCTCACAGCCAGCATCATGTTATGGAGCCTTCAGCGGCAAGCAGAGTCATCTCCATCTCCTTCAATTACTACCCCTGATATATCCCCTGCACCTTCCATAAATGGTGATGCTTGTACTTTTGATGAATCTCCTGCCCCATCGATTAATGGCGATGCTTCTTCCACCCCTGCTGTGGTTATGACTCCTGATCCATCGCCTGCACCCTCTGTTAATGGTGAGGATGAAAGCTCTGTGGACGGTGACTTCTCAAATATGACAATTGACGAGGAAGCTAGATGCAATGTCTCTGCTACCAGTCTATCATCGGCTGCACCTTCTGTTAGTGGTGAGGATGAAAGTGCTGCCAGCGGTGATGAAGTCTCGAGCAACAACGCACTGGTCTCCTCACAGGTTGATGATCATATGCAGACTTTAGAACATGATGAAAAGTGA
- the LOC141713890 gene encoding uncharacterized protein LOC141713890 — translation MDKSWIFKDRDTLDYEIGVEEFLIFAEENASDPKRIPCPCKRCANFKKVAFKIIRGHLYENGFSLGYLDWIWHTQGSASRSSVNRNAPTPASTPAPAPTSARAPIPSPGLASETVNVCDAAYNSSEYNNESYQFRRFVADAEQPLYEGSECTKLESMLKLHNWKARFGISDSAFNDLLSTIGFLLPKDNVMPPNAYEAKKTLSDLGLEYIKYHSCPNNCILYRGVNVDASECPKCRLSRWKLGKDGKIRINVLAKVMWYFPIIPRFKQMFKSPSTSELMTWHSKQRIEDGKMRHPADSPSWRNIDYRWPAFGSDARNIRLALSADGINPHTNGLTNRYSCWPIVLVTYNLPLWLCMKRKFMMLTILVSGPHEPGNDVDVYLQPLIDDLKKLWEEGEPNVYDAYTKSYFTLKAILLWTINDFPAYENLSGCVNKGYMCCPVCADDTVAKYLSHSRKMCYQGHRRYLARNHP, via the coding sequence ATGGACAAATCTTGGATTTTCAAAGATAGGGACACACTTGACTATGAAATCGGGGTTGAAGAGTTTTTGATATTTGCCGAGGAAAATGCTAGTGATCCTAAAAGAATCCCCTGCCCCTGTAAAAGATGTGCTAACTTCAAAAAAGTTGCATTTAAGATTATCAGGGGACATTTATATGAAAATGGTTTTAGTCTGGGGTACCttgattggatttggcatacACAAGGGTCTGCAAGTAGGTCATCAGTTAATAGAAATGCTCCGACCCCTGCATCTACGCCTGCCCCTGCACCTACGTCTGCCCGCGCACCGATACCTTCCCCTGGCCTTGCATCAGAAACAGTCAATGTTTGTGATGCTGCATATAATTCGAGTGAGTACAATAATGAGTCGTATCAGTTTAGGAGATTTGTGGCTGATGCTGAACAGCCTTTGTATGAGGGTAGTGAATGTACCAAGTTGGAGTCGATGCTAAAATTGCACAATTGGAAAGCTAGGTTCGGAATTAGTGATAGTGCCTTTAACGATTTATTGTCTACCATTGGCTTTCTCCTTCCTAAGGATAATGTGATGCCACCTAATGCATATGAAGCCAAGAAAACCTTATCTGACTTGGGCCTAGAATACATAAAATATCACTCATGTCCAAACAATTGCATACTGTATCGGGGGGTAAATGTTGATGCTTCCGAGTGTCCTAAGTGTCGTTTATCTCGCTGGAAGTTAGGAAAGGATGGTAAAATAAGGATTAATGTTCTTGCTAAAGTAATGTGGTATTTTCCAATTATACCGAGATTCAAACAGATGTTTAAATCTCCTTCTACATCTGAACTAATGACCTGGCACTCAAAGCAGCGAATAGAAGACGGAAAGATGCGGCATCCAGCCGACTCTCCTTCTTGGAGAAATATCGACTATAGGTGGCCTGCCTTCGGTAGTGATGCACGAAATATTCGTTTGGCATTGTCTGCAGATGGTATAAACCCACATACTAACGGTCTAACCAATAGATACTCTTGTTGGCCAATAGTATTAGTGACATATAATCTTCCTCTGTGGTTATGTATGAAGAGGAAATTTATGATGCTAACAATTTTAGTTTCCGGTCCACATGAGCCTGGCAATGACGTTGACGTATATTTACAGCCTTTAATCGATGATTTAAAGAAGTTGTGGGAAGAAGGTGAACCAAATGTTTATGATGCATACACCAAGTCATATTTCACTTTAAAAGCAATTTTATTGTGGACAATAAATGACTTTCCTGCATATGAAAATCTGTCCGGATGCGTTAATAAAGGTTATATGTGTTGTCCAGTATGCGCTGATGATACAGTTGCCAAGTATTTAAGCCATAGCAGGAAGATGTGTTACCAAGGCCATCGGCGTTACTTGGCTAGAAATCATCCATAA
- the LOC141713891 gene encoding uncharacterized protein LOC141713891, producing MDPFPPENKAGPRKYELAVGIIENKVAFGLLFDDDDMNKSIHGLPMQPGCARVSVDGPIQGQAKIPIPVVGEIETVEQAVGSYVSWPRDLIIFPDAPATAKSKRKGKVPLTDLHKVQSLFENMEINKNVPKRFRLLYKHATTFMKSTGNSIQIPCDAEVFGVEKRIFILHENIIALLEFKMIDQAAISAYMAYLHCMVCENENLEQFALCDPGVSFTLYNNFEDNLLPLDIGCDLGGRGFHTQSSASFNYLSRVGKSNIKGCPKQPGGTECGYVVMWYMKEIAMDNEMRFVKKWSTKNRKVTVAKAELDEFWNGKMAVGMFLDDSCLCFGHLIETGDS from the exons ATGGATCCTTTTCCACCAGAGAACAAG gCTGGTCCACGAAAATATGAGTTGGCTGTGGGCATAATAGAAAATAAGGTGGCATTTGGCTTGTTGTTTGACGATGATGACATGAACAAATCTATTCACGGATTGCCAATGCAGCCTGGTTGTGCTCGTGTCTCAGTGGATGGGCCAATCCAAGGACAAGCCAAGATTCCTATTCCGGTAGTCGGTGAGATTGAAACAGTAGAGCAGGCTGTTGGCTCCTACGTCTCATGGCCCCGCGACTTAATCATATTCCCAGATGCCCCTGCTACCGCG aaaagtAAAAGGAAAGGGAAGGTTCCTTTAACTGATTTGCATAAGGTTCAGTCCTTATTTGAGAATATGGAAATTAATAAAAATGTTCCGAAGCGCTTTCGGTTGTTGTATAAACATGCAACGACATTCATGAAGTCCACTGGAAACTCCATTCAAATCCCGTGCGATGCGGAGGTGTTTGGTGttgagaaaagaattttcatTTTGCATGAAAACATAATTGCTTTGCTTGAGTTTAAAATGATTGACCAAGCAGCAATTTCTGCATACATGGC ATACTTGCATTGCATGGTTTGTGAAAATGAAAATTTGGAGCAATTTGCTTTATGTGATCCCGGAGTCTCGTTTACCTTGTACAATAATTTTGAAGATAATTTG ctGCCATTGGATATTGGTTGTGATTTGGGCGGGCGAGGTTTTCATACTCAATCCTCTGCCTCGTTCAACTACCTATCCCGAGTTGGAAAAAGCAATATCAAG GGATGCCCCAAACAGCCCGGTGGAACTGAATGCGGCTATGttgttatgtggtatatgaaagAAATTGCCATGGATAATGAAATGAGATTTGTCAAAAAG TGGTCGACAAAGAATCGAAAGGTGACTGTTGCCAAGGCTGAGCTGGACGAG ttttggaatggtaaaatggCAGTTGGTATGTTTTTGGATGACTCTTGTTTGTGTTTTGGGCATTTGATTGAAACAGGGGATtcatga